The Actinomycetota bacterium genome contains a region encoding:
- the hemC gene encoding hydroxymethylbilane synthase, whose translation MPVLRIGTRGSRLALIQARWVADQLQALSPDLEAVLEVIDSKPVLKPSNPNLGDGIFVKEIQNALLDGKVDVGVHSLKDLPTAPVEGLTVAAIPMRADAREALVGSTLDALPREARVGTSSPRRTAQLRHLRPDLQVIPLHGNIPTRIEKVARGDYDAAMLAAAGLPRLGITPDYVIPIHLALPAPGQGALAIEVRSDAPLVAELVGQMHHQATADEVEAERAVLSSLGGGCMLPVSAYGLSDAEVLVIEARVISSDGGVEIKHIARGPAADRLRLAEEVARNLIEQGAREMLGLDG comes from the coding sequence ATGCCCGTACTTCGCATCGGCACCCGGGGCAGCCGGCTCGCCCTGATCCAGGCCCGCTGGGTGGCCGATCAGCTGCAGGCCCTATCCCCCGACCTCGAGGCCGTCCTCGAGGTCATCGACTCCAAGCCGGTCCTCAAGCCCAGCAACCCGAACCTCGGCGACGGGATCTTCGTCAAGGAGATCCAAAACGCCCTCCTGGACGGAAAGGTCGACGTCGGGGTTCACTCCCTGAAGGACCTGCCGACTGCGCCGGTCGAGGGCCTTACGGTGGCGGCGATCCCGATGCGGGCCGACGCCCGCGAGGCTTTGGTTGGAAGCACGCTGGACGCTCTGCCGCGGGAGGCCCGGGTCGGCACGTCGAGCCCCCGGCGGACGGCCCAGCTGCGCCATCTACGGCCGGACCTGCAGGTGATCCCGCTCCACGGCAACATTCCGACCCGCATCGAAAAGGTCGCCCGGGGCGACTACGACGCCGCCATGCTCGCCGCCGCCGGTCTCCCGCGGCTGGGCATCACACCCGACTACGTCATCCCCATCCACCTGGCACTGCCGGCGCCGGGCCAGGGCGCGCTGGCCATCGAGGTCCGCTCCGACGCCCCGCTGGTCGCCGAGCTGGTCGGTCAGATGCACCACCAGGCCACCGCCGACGAGGTCGAGGCGGAACGGGCGGTCCTGAGCAGCCTCGGCGGGGGGTGCATGCTGCCGGTGTCGGCCTACGGGCTGTCCGACGCCGAGGTCCTGGTCATCGAGGCCCGGGTCATCTCGTCCGACGGCGGCGTCGAGATCAAGCACATCGCCCGGGGGCCGGCGGCCGACCGCCTGAGGCTGGCCGAGGAGGTCGCCCGCAACCTCATCGAGCAGGGCGCACGGGAGATGCTGGGACTGGACGGTTGA
- a CDS encoding uroporphyrinogen-III synthase yields MNGPLDGVRVLVLRPEHQAGELAGKLEAEGATAVVVPAIRIVPPASWTKADEAITRAPNFDWVVFTSVNGVESVMARMEETGSDVQTLPERVGAIGPGTKRALEAHGVPVEWMPTSYTSVKVAEELPDPPASVLLIRADIATKELDEALEARGFEVTRIDAYGTEVCNTDLVHKALAEVDAVALTSASIARSFAQACGGRKPGPELVICSIGPATSAEIRRQGLEVTVEAADHDIPGLIEALKDYLAVGR; encoded by the coding sequence TTGAACGGTCCCCTGGACGGTGTCCGGGTGCTGGTCCTGCGGCCCGAACACCAGGCGGGTGAGCTGGCCGGCAAGCTGGAGGCCGAAGGCGCCACCGCAGTGGTGGTTCCGGCCATCCGGATCGTGCCGCCTGCCAGCTGGACCAAAGCGGACGAGGCGATCACCCGGGCCCCCAACTTCGACTGGGTGGTGTTCACCAGCGTGAACGGCGTCGAGAGCGTGATGGCCCGCATGGAGGAGACCGGTTCGGACGTCCAGACGCTCCCCGAACGGGTCGGCGCCATCGGCCCCGGCACGAAGCGGGCGCTGGAGGCCCACGGGGTGCCGGTGGAGTGGATGCCGACTTCGTACACCTCGGTCAAGGTCGCCGAGGAGCTGCCCGACCCGCCGGCCAGCGTGCTGCTGATCCGGGCCGACATCGCAACCAAGGAGCTGGACGAGGCCCTGGAGGCCCGGGGCTTCGAGGTGACCCGGATCGACGCCTACGGCACCGAGGTCTGCAACACCGATCTTGTCCACAAGGCCCTGGCTGAGGTGGACGCTGTAGCGCTAACCAGCGCCTCGATCGCCAGGAGCTTCGCACAGGCCTGCGGCGGCCGGAAGCCGGGGCCCGAGCTCGTGATCTGCAGCATCGGCCCGGCAACCAGCGCCGAAATCCGCCGGCAGGGCCTGGAGGTCACGGTAGAGGCGGCCGACCACGACATCCCGGGTCTCATCGAGGCGTTGAAGGACTACCTAGCCGTGGGTCGCTGA